TTTATGCCGCTCGGCTATTTGCTGACGATCCTCATAGAGACGCCGATACTGTTCCTCGGCCTCGCAAAAAGGCTTTCGGTGAAACAACGCTTACTGTGCGGCGTTTGGCTGACGGCGTGCACCTATCCGATTGTTGTCTTGGTTCTGCCCGCGATATTCCAGGGAGCGGAACGCTGGATCTATTTGGCGGTTGCCGAAACGTTCGCTCCGGCGGCAGAGTGTTTGCTCTTTTGGCTGGCATTTCGCACAAAGGGTATTCTAGAGACGTCAGATTTGGCCAGATGTTTTATTGCAGTGATCGTCGCGAATCTGGCATCATTCGGGCTTGGCGAGCTGATCCATATTTCAGGCGTTCTAAGCTTTTGATCTTTTGGTATGAAGTATTCTTATTTTTTCTTACTTTTTTCATTTCTGGCTCTCAGCATTTCCGCACAGGTCAAATATACGTCTTACGTAAACGACCGATTTGAATTCCTGGTCGAGTATCCTTCGTCTTTGCTTTCGCCTCAGGCGCCGCCCGCAAATGGTGACGGGCGGACGTTTATGTCGAAAGACAAGAAGGTCGAGATGCGTGCGTGGGGCGAGAATAACGCACTGTTTCGCTCGATCGAAGTACAGTTTACCGAGGCGAAAAGGCAATGCGGCAAAACAAGCTACGAGCGCGTCGGGGCGATGTTATTCGCTTTTTCCTGCGTAAAGAACGGACGCGTAATCTACCAAAAGACGCTCTATCGAGAATCAGACGATGTCTATATCAATTTTCTGATCGAGTATCCGCTTCGCGAGAAAAAGCGGTTTGACCCGATAGTGACCCGCATCGCCAATTCAATGCGGCACGACCTAAATGCAGGATGATGGCCGCTCGCTGCGGATAACAGAATTATTTCTCTCGATTCAGGGCGAATCGTCGCATGCAGGGCGGCCGTGCTCGTTCGTGCGATTGACGGGGTGCCCGATGCGGTGCGTCTGGTGCGACAGCGAATATACATTTACCGGCGGCGAGCGGATGTCGTTTGACTATATCTTTGCGAAACTCGACGAGTTCGCTTGTAACCTCGTCGAGGTTACGGGCGGCGAACCGCTTGCCCAAAAGAACGTGTTGCCTTTCGTGTCCGAGCTTGCGAGTCGAGGTTACGAAGTTCTGATCGAAACGGGCGGTTTCGTCACGACCGAAGGCGTCGACCCGCGGGCGTCGATCATCCTGGACGTCAAATGCCCCGCTTCGGGCGAATCCGAACGAAATCATTGGCTTAACCTCGAACGCCTGCGGCCTGACAAAGACGAAGTGAAGTTTGTCGTTGCAGACCTCGCCGATTGGGAATTTGCCAAAGAGATCATTGCGAAATACGATCTCGAAACGCGTTGCAAAGAGATCCTAATATCGCCCGTCCACGGCATCGACATGCGGCCGCTCGCTGAGGCAGTTGCAAACAGCGGAATGCGGGTGCGGTTCAATCTGCAGTTTCACAAGTACATCTGGGGCCCGGACGTTCACGGCGTGTAATTGTCAATTGTAAATTGGTTCAATGACGCATTGGGAGGCCGATACGGTCTGCCTATTTACAATTTTCCAGGTTACAATTTACAATCCTTTTACCGTTCCATCGCGAGGTTCTTATGACAAAGCTGATAGCTGCGATTCTGTTCATCGTAAGCATTACGGCTGCCGGAAACGCCCAAAATACGCCCAAACCTGCCAATACGTTGGACGAAAAGATCCGTGCGGAGACCGCAGACTTTAAGGGTAAGGTCTGGATCTACGCGAAAAATCTCGACACCGGCAAAGAATACGGTCTTCGGGCCGACGAACAGGTTCGCACGGCGAGCACGATCAAACTGCCGATCATGGCGGAGGCATTTCGGCAGATCGCAGCGGGCAAGGTTGGGTGGACCGATGAATTTACACT
This sequence is a window from Acidobacteriota bacterium. Protein-coding genes within it:
- a CDS encoding radical SAM protein, coding for MQDDGRSLRITELFLSIQGESSHAGRPCSFVRLTGCPMRCVWCDSEYTFTGGERMSFDYIFAKLDEFACNLVEVTGGEPLAQKNVLPFVSELASRGYEVLIETGGFVTTEGVDPRASIILDVKCPASGESERNHWLNLERLRPDKDEVKFVVADLADWEFAKEIIAKYDLETRCKEILISPVHGIDMRPLAEAVANSGMRVRFNLQFHKYIWGPDVHGV